In a single window of the Halobaculum lipolyticum genome:
- a CDS encoding Hsp20/alpha crystallin family protein — MSKLREALRDLPEPVFADLLESDDAYLLVVDLPGASAETTDVRLERGRLHVEARREKATDAEFGYVEEDRPLFLDAEIPLPPDATHEGGDAEMDRGVLTVTLPKRATAPDHTIPVSDA, encoded by the coding sequence ATGTCGAAGCTACGCGAGGCGCTCCGGGACCTCCCCGAGCCGGTGTTCGCCGACCTGTTGGAGAGCGACGACGCCTACCTCCTCGTCGTCGACCTGCCGGGAGCGAGCGCGGAGACGACGGACGTGCGGCTCGAACGCGGCCGCCTCCACGTCGAGGCGCGCCGGGAGAAGGCGACCGACGCCGAGTTCGGTTACGTCGAGGAGGACCGGCCGCTGTTCCTCGACGCGGAGATCCCGCTGCCGCCGGACGCGACCCACGAGGGCGGCGACGCGGAGATGGACCGCGGCGTGTTGACGGTCACGCTCCCCAAGCGGGCGACCGCGCCCGACCACACCATCCCGGTGTCGGACGCGTAA
- a CDS encoding molybdopterin molybdotransferase MoeA, producing the protein MSHDRTRSGFKQRTRVADARERLLAAAAPHGRTQTVPLPSADGRAVADTVASPTPVPGYDRAAMDGYAVRARDTFGASSRSPAVLVAGTDEVGPDGAVRVHTGSELPPGADAVVKVERADEVGDEVEVFDAVAEGENVGPTGEDVAEGQTLYEPPHRLRPSDLGLLKSVGMDAVGVAERPRVSVIPTGEELVESDPDPGEVIETNGLTVSRLAQRWGADATYRDIVTDDETALRGAVERDLDHDVVVTTGGSSVGERDLIPEVVDGLGEVLVHGVALKPGHPVALGVVEGTPVVMLPGYPVACIVNAVQFLRPLIREIGSLPHDPHPTRRATLTRKVSSEPGVRTFARVRLSDAGGDGTAGDTAEYPDPDAPAQEATPTRASGSGVLSSVALADGWVVVPESREGLDAGEVVDVELWEVGE; encoded by the coding sequence ATGAGTCACGACCGCACACGCTCGGGGTTCAAGCAGCGGACCCGGGTCGCCGACGCGCGCGAGCGCCTGCTCGCGGCGGCGGCGCCGCACGGGCGCACGCAGACGGTCCCGCTGCCGTCGGCCGACGGGCGCGCCGTCGCCGACACGGTCGCGTCGCCGACGCCGGTGCCGGGGTACGACCGCGCCGCGATGGACGGCTACGCGGTGCGCGCCCGCGACACGTTCGGCGCCTCGTCGCGGTCGCCGGCGGTACTGGTCGCCGGGACCGACGAGGTCGGTCCCGACGGCGCGGTCCGGGTCCACACGGGGAGCGAACTGCCGCCCGGCGCCGACGCGGTGGTGAAGGTCGAACGGGCCGACGAGGTCGGCGACGAGGTGGAGGTGTTCGACGCCGTCGCGGAGGGGGAGAACGTCGGTCCGACCGGCGAGGACGTCGCCGAGGGGCAGACGCTGTACGAGCCGCCCCACCGGCTACGTCCCTCCGATCTGGGCCTGTTGAAGTCCGTCGGGATGGACGCGGTCGGGGTCGCCGAGCGTCCGCGCGTGTCGGTGATCCCGACCGGCGAGGAGCTGGTCGAGTCCGACCCGGACCCGGGGGAGGTGATCGAGACGAACGGGCTGACGGTCTCGCGGCTCGCACAGCGGTGGGGCGCCGACGCGACGTACCGCGACATCGTCACCGACGACGAGACAGCCCTGCGCGGGGCGGTCGAGCGGGACCTCGACCACGACGTCGTCGTCACCACCGGCGGCTCCTCCGTCGGCGAGCGCGACCTCATCCCGGAAGTCGTCGACGGTCTCGGGGAGGTGCTCGTCCACGGCGTCGCGCTGAAGCCGGGCCACCCCGTCGCGCTCGGCGTCGTCGAGGGGACGCCCGTGGTGATGCTGCCGGGGTACCCGGTCGCGTGCATCGTCAACGCCGTCCAGTTCCTCCGGCCGCTGATCCGCGAGATCGGCTCGCTCCCGCACGACCCCCACCCGACCCGGCGGGCGACGCTGACGCGGAAGGTGTCGTCGGAGCCGGGCGTGCGGACGTTCGCCCGCGTACGGCTCTCGGACGCAGGCGGCGACGGGACGGCCGGCGACACGGCCGAGTACCCCGACCCCGACGCTCCCGCACAGGAGGCGACGCCGACGCGCGCCTCCGGCTCGGGGGTGCTGTCGTCGGTGGCGCTGGCGGACGGCTGGGTCGTCGTCCCCGAGTCGCGGGAGGGACTCGACGCCGGCGAGGTCGTCGACGTGGAGCTGTGGGAGGTGGGCGAGTGA
- a CDS encoding molybdopterin biosynthesis protein translates to MSDRREFRDLAEPHEAHEAIASLELTPEPESVPLREARGRVLAERVDAGMDVPGFDRASMDGYAVRARDTFGADEADPATLDLVGAVHAGSEPTVTVEPGTCAEISTGAVVPDGADAVVMVERTTETTGEDGADAIEVRTSVAPGDHVMFAGADIAAGGRALGPGTEITPREIGLLSALGVDEVPVRGRPTVGIVSTGDELVRPGGDLHSERGQIYDVNSYTIAAGVEEAGGEAVLYPHAGDDYDEMERLLVEASEECDLVLSSGSTSASAVDVIYRVIEDRGELLLHGVSVKPGKPMLIGRLTDSAYVGLPGYPVSALTIFRTFVAPAIRRAAGLPDPATATATGRMAVEERYSEGRMRLMPAGLVEDAAGETLVYPVDKGSGATTSLVEADGVVVVDPDTEYLAAGEEVEVQLFSPEVRAPALFAVGEDDPALSRLLDRVERPRYLPVGSREGLRRLRDGVPDAAVVAGEPGRDPVARPDPLGDAGTEPAEVVGEWHREWGLIVPAGNPDDVTGLADLVDRDLRFVNRDSNAGLRTALSTALGDLADERGTTRREATEAVDGFDRAVRAHESPARRVLAGDADVGLGLRATAARLDTGFVSLGTQPVRVYANPSRVGKPGVAALREAVADGADVFGSLAGYER, encoded by the coding sequence GTGAGCGACCGCAGGGAGTTCCGCGACCTCGCGGAGCCGCACGAGGCGCACGAGGCCATCGCGTCGCTGGAGCTGACGCCGGAGCCGGAGTCGGTGCCGCTCCGGGAGGCGCGGGGCCGGGTGCTCGCGGAGCGGGTCGACGCCGGGATGGACGTCCCCGGCTTCGACCGCGCGTCGATGGACGGCTACGCGGTGCGCGCCCGCGACACCTTCGGCGCCGACGAGGCGGACCCCGCGACGCTGGACCTCGTCGGGGCGGTCCACGCGGGCAGCGAGCCGACGGTGACCGTCGAACCCGGCACGTGCGCGGAGATCTCGACGGGCGCCGTGGTGCCCGACGGCGCGGACGCCGTGGTGATGGTCGAGCGGACGACGGAGACGACCGGCGAGGACGGCGCCGACGCGATCGAGGTCCGCACCTCGGTCGCCCCCGGCGACCACGTGATGTTCGCGGGCGCCGACATCGCCGCCGGCGGGCGCGCGCTCGGTCCCGGCACCGAGATCACCCCCCGCGAGATCGGGCTGCTGTCGGCGCTCGGCGTCGACGAGGTGCCCGTCCGCGGCCGGCCGACGGTCGGTATCGTCTCCACCGGCGACGAGTTGGTTCGCCCCGGCGGCGACCTCCACAGCGAGCGCGGGCAGATATACGACGTGAACAGCTACACCATCGCCGCCGGCGTCGAGGAGGCGGGCGGCGAGGCCGTGCTCTACCCCCACGCCGGCGACGACTACGACGAGATGGAGCGCCTGCTCGTCGAGGCCAGCGAGGAGTGCGACCTCGTCCTCTCGTCGGGGTCGACCTCCGCCTCCGCGGTCGACGTGATCTACCGCGTGATCGAGGACCGGGGGGAGTTGCTCCTCCACGGCGTCTCGGTGAAGCCGGGCAAGCCGATGCTGATCGGGCGGCTCACCGACTCGGCGTACGTCGGCCTGCCGGGCTACCCGGTGTCGGCGCTCACCATCTTCCGCACGTTCGTCGCGCCCGCGATCCGCCGGGCGGCCGGGCTGCCCGACCCCGCCACCGCGACCGCGACGGGCCGGATGGCCGTCGAGGAACGCTACTCCGAGGGGCGGATGCGGCTGATGCCGGCCGGACTCGTGGAAGACGCCGCCGGCGAGACGCTCGTGTACCCGGTCGACAAGGGGTCGGGCGCGACGACGAGCCTCGTGGAGGCCGACGGCGTCGTCGTCGTCGACCCGGACACCGAGTACCTCGCCGCCGGCGAGGAGGTCGAGGTACAGCTGTTCTCGCCGGAGGTTCGCGCGCCCGCCCTGTTCGCCGTCGGCGAGGACGACCCCGCGCTGTCGCGGCTGCTCGACCGCGTCGAGCGTCCGCGGTACCTCCCGGTCGGCTCCCGGGAGGGGCTGCGTCGCCTCCGCGACGGCGTCCCGGACGCCGCCGTCGTCGCCGGCGAGCCGGGACGCGACCCGGTCGCTCGCCCGGACCCGCTCGGCGACGCGGGAACCGAGCCGGCCGAAGTCGTCGGCGAGTGGCACCGCGAGTGGGGGCTGATCGTCCCCGCCGGCAACCCCGACGACGTGACCGGACTCGCCGACCTCGTCGACCGCGACCTCCGGTTCGTCAACCGCGACTCCAACGCCGGTCTGCGGACGGCGCTGTCGACCGCCCTCGGGGACTTGGCCGACGAACGCGGGACGACCCGCCGCGAGGCGACCGAGGCGGTCGACGGCTTCGACCGCGCGGTCCGCGCCCACGAGTCGCCCGCGCGGCGGGTGCTCGCCGGCGACGCCGACGTCGGACTGGGGCTGCGCGCGACGGCCGCACGGCTCGACACCGGGTTCGTGTCGCTGGGCACCCAGCCGGTCCGGGTGTACGCCAACCCCTCGCGGGTCGGGAAGCCGGGCGTCGCGGCGCTGCGCGAGGCCGTCGCCGACGGCGCCGACGTGTTCGGGTCGCTCGCGGGCTACGAGCGGTAG
- a CDS encoding PhoU domain-containing protein — protein MVETRKVQVTGGSTYTVSIPKDWATENGVSAGTEVEFYPEGDSLFLTPVSEEERTEGTLEIGDLSGDQLTRAVMTMYVSGFDIIALEAPRITNDQRRTIRDSVQSLVGLEVLEETRDRVVIRDLLDSSELSIHNAVTRMRLIAVSMLEDAVDALTTADEDMALDVIQRDDDVDRLYMVVSRIFRATLRTPKAAEDIGLTREVCFDYHSSARQLERVADHATKIAHLTLELLGSDEADAVGTAVPATTDGGDTVLSDEFVEALRALDEEARDVVDRAMEALFTEDSAEATTLANDARSEVRGVDQRARKIDELLRGLDPAQAQLLGLIVDSVSRAADYGGNIAETALQKAAPTP, from the coding sequence ATGGTCGAGACACGGAAGGTGCAGGTGACCGGCGGGTCGACGTACACGGTGTCCATCCCGAAGGACTGGGCGACCGAGAACGGCGTGAGCGCGGGCACCGAGGTCGAGTTCTACCCGGAGGGGGACTCGCTGTTCCTCACCCCCGTCAGCGAGGAGGAACGAACCGAGGGGACGCTCGAGATCGGCGACCTGTCGGGCGATCAGCTCACACGGGCGGTGATGACGATGTACGTCTCCGGCTTCGACATCATCGCGCTGGAGGCGCCGCGGATCACGAACGACCAGCGCCGCACGATCCGCGACTCCGTCCAGAGCCTCGTCGGGCTGGAGGTGCTGGAGGAGACCCGCGACCGGGTCGTCATCCGCGACCTGCTGGACTCCTCGGAGCTGTCGATCCACAACGCCGTCACGCGGATGCGGCTCATCGCCGTGTCGATGCTGGAGGACGCCGTCGACGCCCTCACGACAGCCGACGAGGACATGGCGCTGGACGTGATCCAGCGCGACGACGACGTCGACCGGCTGTACATGGTCGTCTCGCGGATCTTCCGCGCGACGCTCCGCACGCCGAAGGCCGCCGAGGACATCGGTCTCACGCGGGAGGTGTGCTTCGACTACCACTCCAGCGCCCGCCAACTGGAGCGGGTCGCCGACCACGCGACGAAGATCGCCCACCTCACGCTGGAACTGCTCGGGAGCGACGAGGCCGACGCCGTCGGCACGGCGGTCCCCGCCACGACCGACGGCGGCGACACCGTCCTCTCCGACGAGTTCGTGGAGGCGTTGCGGGCGCTCGACGAGGAGGCCCGCGACGTCGTGGATCGGGCGATGGAGGCGTTGTTCACCGAGGACAGCGCCGAGGCGACGACGCTGGCGAACGACGCCCGCAGCGAGGTGCGCGGCGTCGACCAGCGCGCCCGCAAGATCGACGAACTGCTCCGCGGTCTCGACCCCGCGCAGGCCCAGTTGCTCGGGCTCATCGTCGACTCCGTCTCCCGCGCCGCCGACTACGGCGGCAACATCGCCGAGACGGCCCTCCAGAAGGCGGCGCCGACGCCGTAA
- the phoU gene encoding phosphate signaling complex protein PhoU: MHRQAYQDQLTELREDVLYMSEIVAERLRMGMDALDDKDEELGRRVIEEDAEVNELYLELEQNCIDLLALQQPVAGDLRFVTATFKIITDLERIGDLATNLGEYTLQAERDVFPDVDVQRIGEATLEMLDHAMTAYAEEDADACFAVAAEDDDVDELCENASTDVMLELIEGDELDDSDPETLMADVSRLLLTVRDLERVGDHAVNIAARTLYMIENDSELIY; encoded by the coding sequence ATGCACAGACAGGCGTACCAGGACCAGTTGACAGAACTCCGCGAGGACGTGTTGTACATGAGCGAGATCGTCGCCGAGCGGCTCCGGATGGGGATGGACGCGCTCGACGACAAAGACGAGGAACTCGGCCGTCGCGTCATCGAGGAGGACGCGGAGGTGAACGAACTGTACCTCGAACTCGAACAGAACTGCATCGACCTGCTGGCGCTCCAGCAGCCGGTCGCGGGCGACCTCCGGTTCGTCACGGCGACGTTCAAGATCATCACCGACCTCGAACGGATCGGCGACCTCGCGACGAACCTCGGGGAGTACACCCTCCAGGCCGAACGCGACGTGTTCCCCGACGTCGACGTCCAGCGCATCGGCGAGGCGACGCTGGAGATGCTGGACCACGCCATGACCGCCTACGCCGAGGAGGACGCCGACGCGTGTTTCGCGGTCGCCGCCGAGGACGACGACGTCGACGAACTGTGTGAGAACGCCAGCACCGACGTCATGCTCGAACTGATCGAGGGCGACGAGCTGGACGACAGCGACCCCGAGACGCTCATGGCGGACGTCTCGCGGCTGCTGCTGACGGTCCGCGACCTCGAACGCGTCGGCGACCACGCGGTCAACATCGCCGCGCGGACGCTGTACATGATCGAGAACGACAGCGAACTGATCTACTAG
- a CDS encoding CDC48 family AAA ATPase has product MNEVQLEVAKAYPNDSGRGIARLDPDTLLHLKLSPGDIIEIEGAETTAAKVWRADRQDWNTDTVRIDGFTRQNADVGIGERVTIRKAEAKKAEKLTLAPPEEASVQFGSDAAGMVKRQILKRPVVERDIVPVMSSTNHPFMRSPGQAIPLIAVDTEPDGVCLITEDTEVELREEPISGFEKTGGGITYEDIGGLQQEIQRVREMVELPMKHPQIFKKLGIEPPQGVLLHGPPGTGKTLLAKAVANETSASFFSIAGPEIISKYYGESEQQLREIFEDAKDDSPSIIFIDELDSIAPKREDVTGEVERRVVAQLLTMMDGLETRGQVIVIAATNRVDSVDPALRRPGRFDREIEIGVPDEVGRKEILQIHTRGMPLSDDVDLDRLADETHGFVGADIESLTKEAAMKALRRYLPEIDLDEEDIPPSLIDRMIVKRDDFGGALAEVEPSAMREVLVELPKVTWEDVGGLDDAQQQVKEAVEWPLTSPEKFARMGIEAPKGVLLYGPPGTGKTLMAKAVANETNANFISVRGPQLLSKWVGESEKAIRQTFRKARQVAPTVIFFDELDSLAPSRGQEMGNNVSERVVNQLLTELDGLEEMGNVMVIGATNRPDMIDPALIRSGRFDRLVMIGQPDEEGREQILKIHTGDTPLAADVSLRELAERTDGYVGSDLESIAREAAIQALREDDDADDVNMRHFEQAMETVRPTISEAIMDYYADIEEQFKGGGTDSLRTDRSGRIGFQ; this is encoded by the coding sequence ATGAATGAAGTCCAACTCGAAGTCGCGAAGGCGTACCCGAACGACTCCGGGAGAGGGATCGCCCGCCTCGACCCGGACACCCTGCTGCACCTGAAGCTCTCCCCCGGCGACATCATCGAGATCGAGGGCGCCGAGACCACGGCGGCGAAGGTCTGGCGTGCCGACCGGCAGGACTGGAACACCGACACCGTCCGCATCGACGGCTTCACGCGCCAGAACGCCGACGTCGGCATCGGCGAGCGCGTCACCATCCGCAAGGCGGAGGCGAAGAAGGCCGAGAAACTCACGCTCGCGCCGCCGGAGGAGGCGTCCGTCCAGTTCGGTTCGGACGCCGCGGGCATGGTGAAACGCCAGATCCTCAAGCGCCCGGTCGTCGAGCGCGACATCGTCCCCGTGATGTCGTCCACGAACCACCCGTTCATGCGCTCGCCGGGGCAGGCGATCCCGCTGATCGCCGTCGACACCGAGCCGGACGGCGTCTGCCTCATCACCGAGGACACCGAGGTCGAACTGCGCGAGGAGCCGATCTCCGGGTTCGAGAAGACCGGCGGCGGCATCACCTACGAGGACATCGGCGGTCTCCAACAGGAGATCCAGCGCGTCCGCGAGATGGTCGAACTGCCGATGAAACACCCCCAGATCTTCAAGAAGCTGGGGATCGAGCCGCCGCAGGGCGTCCTGCTCCACGGACCGCCCGGCACCGGCAAGACGCTGCTGGCGAAGGCCGTCGCCAACGAGACGAGCGCCTCGTTCTTCTCCATCGCGGGGCCAGAGATCATCTCGAAGTACTACGGCGAGTCCGAACAGCAGCTCCGCGAGATCTTCGAGGACGCCAAGGACGACTCCCCGTCGATCATCTTCATCGACGAGTTGGACTCCATCGCGCCCAAGCGCGAGGACGTCACCGGCGAGGTCGAGCGCCGCGTCGTCGCACAGTTGCTCACGATGATGGACGGGCTGGAGACGCGCGGGCAGGTGATCGTCATCGCGGCGACCAACCGCGTCGACTCCGTCGACCCCGCGCTCCGGCGCCCCGGTCGCTTCGACCGCGAGATCGAGATCGGCGTCCCCGACGAGGTCGGCCGCAAGGAGATCCTCCAGATCCACACCCGCGGCATGCCGCTGTCTGACGACGTCGACCTCGACCGCCTCGCGGACGAGACGCACGGCTTCGTCGGCGCCGACATCGAGAGCCTGACGAAGGAGGCCGCGATGAAGGCGCTGCGGCGCTACCTCCCGGAGATCGATCTGGACGAGGAGGACATCCCGCCGAGCCTCATCGACCGGATGATCGTCAAGCGCGACGACTTCGGCGGCGCGCTCGCGGAGGTGGAGCCGTCCGCGATGCGGGAGGTGCTCGTCGAACTCCCGAAGGTGACGTGGGAGGACGTCGGCGGGCTGGACGACGCCCAACAGCAGGTGAAGGAGGCCGTCGAGTGGCCCCTCACCAGCCCGGAGAAGTTCGCCCGGATGGGCATCGAGGCGCCGAAGGGCGTGCTCCTGTACGGCCCGCCCGGCACCGGGAAGACGCTGATGGCGAAGGCCGTCGCCAACGAGACGAACGCGAACTTCATCTCGGTGCGCGGCCCGCAGCTGCTCAGCAAGTGGGTCGGCGAGTCCGAGAAGGCGATCCGCCAGACGTTCCGCAAGGCGCGGCAGGTGGCCCCCACGGTCATCTTCTTCGACGAGTTGGACTCGTTGGCGCCGAGCCGCGGGCAGGAGATGGGGAACAACGTCTCCGAGCGTGTCGTCAACCAGCTCCTGACCGAACTCGACGGCCTCGAGGAGATGGGCAACGTGATGGTGATCGGGGCGACGAACCGGCCGGACATGATCGACCCCGCGCTCATCCGCTCGGGCCGGTTCGACCGCCTCGTGATGATCGGCCAGCCCGACGAGGAGGGGCGCGAGCAGATCCTCAAGATCCACACCGGCGACACGCCGCTGGCCGCGGACGTCAGCCTGCGCGAACTCGCCGAGCGCACCGACGGCTACGTCGGCTCCGACCTGGAGTCCATCGCCCGCGAGGCCGCCATCCAGGCGCTGCGCGAGGACGACGACGCCGACGACGTGAACATGCGCCACTTCGAGCAGGCGATGGAGACGGTCCGGCCGACCATCTCCGAGGCCATCATGGACTACTACGCGGACATCGAAGAGCAGTTCAAGGGCGGCGGCACCGACAGCCTCCGCACCGACCGGAGCGGCCGGATCGGCTTCCAATGA
- the larC gene encoding nickel pincer cofactor biosynthesis protein LarC — MRTIAFDGRMGASGDMLLGALVAAGADPDVLAPVREAVPVRYEFESVDRNGISSVSARVRHRDEEGGHEDAEHGGHAHAHRADEDAHGYDHDDTDHGHSHDDTDHSHDHDDHDHDDHDHHHHDHDAEGHGPQRTYAEVVDLVEAMALPDAVREDALGVFEILGEAESSVHGSDLDSTHFHEVGSDDAVADVVGACLLFADLDADRVVTTPLATGGGEVDFSHGVYPVPVPAVVEIAERADWSLRGGPVDAELLTPTGAAILAHFAEGVDRLPSLRVEASGYGAGGWTFPDRPNVLRALVGEAERGGLARDDVAVLETNLDDAAPEVLGGLQETLADAGARDVSVLPTTMKKSRPGHLVKVICKPEDADRVARRLAEETGTLGVREGGASHRWIAERAFETATLDLDGGTYEVAVKVASDGDGAVYDVSAEYDDAAAVAAEVGLPVREVLRRAEAAVRDRAADDDG, encoded by the coding sequence ATGCGAACGATCGCCTTCGACGGTCGGATGGGCGCCTCCGGCGACATGCTGCTGGGCGCGCTCGTCGCGGCCGGCGCGGACCCGGACGTGCTCGCGCCCGTCCGGGAAGCCGTCCCCGTCCGCTACGAGTTCGAGTCGGTCGACCGGAACGGCATCTCCAGTGTCAGTGCCCGGGTGCGTCACCGCGACGAGGAGGGCGGCCACGAGGACGCCGAACATGGCGGGCACGCGCACGCCCACCGCGCCGACGAGGACGCACACGGGTACGACCACGACGACACGGACCACGGCCACAGCCACGACGACACGGACCACTCGCACGATCACGACGACCACGATCACGACGACCACGACCACCACCATCACGACCACGACGCCGAGGGCCACGGCCCACAGCGGACGTACGCCGAGGTGGTCGACCTGGTCGAGGCGATGGCGCTCCCCGACGCCGTCCGCGAGGACGCGCTCGGCGTCTTCGAGATCCTCGGCGAGGCGGAGTCGTCGGTCCACGGGAGCGACCTCGACTCGACGCACTTCCACGAGGTCGGCTCCGACGACGCCGTCGCCGACGTGGTGGGTGCGTGCCTGCTGTTCGCGGACCTCGACGCCGACCGGGTGGTGACGACGCCGCTGGCGACGGGCGGCGGCGAGGTCGACTTCAGCCACGGCGTCTACCCGGTGCCCGTCCCGGCCGTCGTCGAGATCGCCGAGCGCGCGGACTGGTCGCTGCGCGGCGGCCCGGTCGACGCCGAGTTGCTCACGCCGACCGGGGCGGCGATCCTCGCGCACTTCGCCGAGGGCGTCGACCGGCTCCCCTCGCTCCGGGTCGAGGCGTCGGGGTACGGCGCCGGCGGCTGGACGTTCCCCGACCGGCCGAACGTGTTGCGCGCCCTCGTCGGCGAGGCCGAGCGCGGCGGCCTCGCCCGCGACGACGTGGCGGTGCTGGAGACGAACCTCGACGACGCGGCGCCGGAGGTGCTCGGCGGCCTGCAGGAGACGCTCGCGGACGCCGGCGCCCGCGACGTGTCGGTGCTCCCGACGACGATGAAGAAGTCGCGCCCGGGGCACCTCGTGAAGGTGATCTGCAAGCCGGAGGACGCCGACCGCGTCGCCCGCCGGCTCGCCGAGGAGACGGGCACCCTCGGCGTCCGCGAGGGCGGCGCGAGCCACCGGTGGATCGCGGAGCGGGCCTTCGAGACGGCGACGCTCGACCTCGACGGCGGGACGTACGAGGTGGCGGTGAAAGTCGCCAGCGACGGCGACGGCGCGGTGTACGACGTGAGCGCCGAGTACGACGACGCGGCGGCGGTCGCGGCCGAGGTCGGTCTCCCGGTGCGGGAGGTGCTCCGCCGCGCGGAGGCGGCGGTCCGCGACCGTGCGGCCGACGACGACGGATGA